A genome region from Bacillaceae bacterium IKA-2 includes the following:
- the comGF gene encoding competence type IV pilus minor pilin ComGF: MKKQAGFTFLEVLIAFLIFLVIASLTPQFFKLISFQPKLLQRAETGIFFQQLAIDVHHSANVEVVNNIVYLQQGNDKTVTYAYFHNRIRRQVNNTGQEIVLQKVAVVQFTQWKNGIDVSVTDIYNQRHESRVTHLLSLDDLSYD, from the coding sequence ATGAAAAAACAAGCTGGATTTACTTTTTTGGAAGTGTTGATTGCCTTCCTTATTTTCCTCGTAATTGCCTCATTGACACCGCAGTTTTTTAAACTAATTTCATTCCAACCTAAACTATTACAACGTGCAGAGACTGGGATATTTTTTCAACAGTTAGCTATTGACGTTCATCACTCAGCAAACGTTGAAGTTGTAAATAATATTGTTTATTTACAACAGGGTAATGATAAGACAGTCACTTATGCTTATTTTCATAACCGAATTAGACGGCAAGTGAATAATACTGGACAAGAAATTGTCTTGCAAAAAGTCGCAGTTGTTCAATTCACACAATGGAAAAATGGAATTGATGTCTCGGTAACCGACATATATAATCAAAGACATGAAAGTCGAGTAACGCATCTTCTCTCTTTGGATGACCTTTCATATGACTAA
- the comGE gene encoding competence type IV pilus minor pilin ComGE, translated as MKNCKGFTLVEVMTSLLIVTVMISVLVPTLAIVYKERVSIRQEERALFHLERAITSWIYQDELNDGLVVGHENTQYTLAFMTIGNHELKACISWISENERQYERCASGKR; from the coding sequence TTGAAAAACTGTAAAGGGTTCACCCTTGTCGAAGTCATGACGTCTTTATTAATAGTAACTGTAATGATCTCAGTATTGGTCCCAACGTTAGCGATCGTTTACAAAGAACGTGTATCAATTCGGCAAGAGGAGCGAGCGCTTTTTCACCTCGAAAGAGCCATTACTAGTTGGATCTATCAAGATGAACTTAATGATGGACTAGTAGTAGGGCACGAAAATACACAGTACACATTAGCATTTATGACGATTGGTAACCATGAACTCAAAGCATGTATAAGCTGGATTTCTGAAAATGAACGACAGTATGAAAGGTGTGCTAGTGGAAAACGATGA
- a CDS encoding YqhG family protein, translating to MQQQDIHNFLETYFIANESPILENSDGYLHVQLSIDLDKLLMNRPFYWHYLEKTGGAANPMQMTLITDPKTCSDDKKGEQVHFGSPRLHQIFQSTEKLGSYIRLYEHATKMKVPNSTALHPWLCLNTKISYQCDRKRDILISLGLNLITGEIKANFHSIVLTKLLTPKIPDFCFTLSPLITPKSGLIRLENVIRSIIAEDDHQWAEDAHCRWEKDLGLLEAFYDGKDEKPESYYLEIAALNDQYEPNITIAMINGGIFYLVP from the coding sequence ATGCAGCAGCAGGACATCCATAATTTTTTAGAAACTTATTTTATCGCAAATGAAAGTCCAATTTTGGAGAATAGTGACGGTTATCTTCATGTTCAACTTTCCATCGATTTAGATAAATTACTAATGAATCGACCATTTTATTGGCACTATTTAGAAAAAACTGGTGGCGCCGCTAACCCAATGCAAATGACTCTTATTACAGACCCTAAAACATGTAGTGACGACAAAAAAGGCGAGCAAGTACATTTCGGATCTCCCAGACTACATCAAATTTTTCAATCGACAGAAAAGTTAGGATCGTATATTCGCCTTTACGAACACGCCACTAAAATGAAAGTTCCAAATTCAACTGCGCTACATCCATGGCTTTGTCTTAATACGAAGATCTCGTATCAATGTGATCGAAAAAGAGATATCTTAATATCTCTAGGTTTAAATTTAATAACAGGAGAGATAAAAGCTAACTTTCACTCTATTGTCTTAACAAAATTACTCACCCCTAAAATACCAGACTTTTGTTTTACATTATCACCATTAATTACGCCTAAAAGCGGTCTGATTAGACTAGAAAACGTAATTCGTTCAATTATTGCCGAAGATGATCACCAATGGGCTGAAGACGCGCATTGCCGGTGGGAAAAGGATTTGGGGTTATTGGAAGCATTTTATGATGGTAAGGATGAAAAACCTGAGAGCTACTATTTAGAAATAGCAGCGTTAAATGATCAGTATGAACCAAATATAACCATCGCTATGATTAATGGTGGTATTTTTTATCTAGTTCCATAA
- the comGG gene encoding competence type IV pilus minor pilin ComGG, translating to MTNQRGFILPITLVIMFIVSSYTAFMINQYVIEKKFFFEQTEARANERLLQMGLVDSRYFLASSNEEYFSGTFYYEEGEVAFIVNVETEHIKSITLISTTLEQRSKRIKYFYYLETETFLPWLE from the coding sequence ATGACTAACCAAAGAGGTTTTATTTTACCGATTACATTAGTGATCATGTTTATTGTCAGTAGTTATACCGCTTTTATGATCAATCAATATGTAATTGAAAAAAAGTTTTTTTTCGAGCAAACCGAGGCGCGGGCAAATGAGCGATTATTACAAATGGGACTTGTTGACAGTAGGTATTTTTTAGCTAGTAGTAATGAAGAGTATTTCTCAGGAACTTTCTACTATGAAGAGGGAGAAGTAGCGTTTATTGTCAACGTTGAAACTGAGCATATAAAATCAATTACTTTAATAAGTACAACTTTAGAGCAACGATCTAAGCGAATAAAATATTTTTATTATTTAGAAACTGAGACTTTTTTACCGTGGTTGGAGTAG
- the comGC gene encoding competence type IV pilus major pilin ComGC, with translation MIFSKYVNNQRAFTLIEMMIVMMIITALLLIAIPNMTTNNKLAQEKGCDATIALVQAQVGAYQIEEGKLPLDLEVLVTDKYVDKVECPNGTKLTFIGGIVGK, from the coding sequence ATGATTTTTAGTAAATATGTTAACAACCAGCGCGCGTTTACCCTAATTGAGATGATGATCGTTATGATGATTATTACTGCTCTGCTTTTGATTGCAATACCGAATATGACTACTAATAATAAGTTGGCCCAAGAAAAAGGCTGTGACGCAACGATTGCCTTAGTACAAGCTCAAGTAGGTGCTTATCAAATTGAAGAAGGTAAACTGCCTTTAGATTTAGAGGTTTTAGTTACTGACAAGTATGTAGATAAAGTTGAATGCCCTAATGGTACAAAGCTCACCTTTATAGGTGGTATTGTGGGCAAATGA
- a CDS encoding YqzE family protein, whose amino-acid sequence MKTNDYVKYVTQQFVSYVDTPSEQRKAQKEERKANKLPFAYRWFGLVPYALGQVINLKKKNK is encoded by the coding sequence ATGAAAACGAATGACTATGTTAAATATGTGACGCAACAATTTGTCAGCTATGTAGATACACCCAGCGAACAGCGCAAAGCGCAGAAAGAAGAACGAAAAGCAAATAAATTACCATTTGCCTATCGCTGGTTCGGTTTAGTCCCGTATGCACTAGGCCAAGTAATTAACTTAAAGAAAAAAAATAAGTAA
- the comGD gene encoding competence type IV pilus minor pilin ComGD yields MMRLLLIKMLNNRGYTLIEMTIVLMIIAVVSSLTFGNMKSTFDATKRNEFIYQFQQDLFYAQQLALSHHLSASVVIRNNSKDYIIRQGGVVKLTRRFDDNVTFIPVSLLLNDITFLHDGNARKAGTMLIKIDDHSYRLVLLLGRGRFYLEKL; encoded by the coding sequence ATGATGAGACTACTGCTGATTAAGATGCTAAATAATCGCGGTTATACTTTAATTGAGATGACAATAGTACTGATGATTATTGCTGTTGTTTCATCACTAACCTTCGGAAATATGAAATCGACATTCGATGCCACGAAACGTAATGAGTTTATTTATCAATTTCAACAAGATCTATTCTATGCTCAGCAGCTAGCTTTGAGTCACCATTTAAGTGCATCTGTGGTTATTCGCAACAATAGTAAAGACTATATCATTCGCCAAGGGGGAGTAGTCAAATTAACAAGACGATTTGACGATAATGTTACTTTTATACCCGTCTCATTGTTATTAAATGACATCACTTTCCTTCATGATGGAAATGCTCGTAAAGCAGGGACGATGCTTATAAAAATTGATGACCATAGTTATCGACTTGTTCTTCTTCTTGGAAGGGGGCGATTTTATCTTGAAAAACTGTAA
- the gcvT gene encoding glycine cleavage system aminomethyltransferase GcvT, translated as MSELKRTPLFDVYKEYGGKTIDFGGWDLPVQFSSIKEEHEAVRRAAGLFDVSHMGEFQVSGLEAETFLQKLVTNDVSKLQVGKAQYTAMCYLDGGTVDDLLIYRKSETDFLVVVNASNIEKDYQWMEQYLTGDVKLTNISDSLSLLAIQGPQAETILQKLTATKLSEITFFKFQDGVDLQGAKALVSRTGYTGEDGFEIYCDNDDAVSLWRKLLAAGKDEGLLACGLGARDTLRFEARLALYGQELTKEITPLEAGIGFAVKVDKSTEFNGQETLKSQKENGLKRKIVGIEMLEKGIPRTGYEVFNEDKLIGVVTSGTQSPTLNKNIGLALIDIESTPLNTIVEVQVRKKRLKAKVVSTPFYKRK; from the coding sequence ATGAGCGAACTAAAAAGAACACCGCTTTTTGATGTATACAAGGAATATGGTGGAAAAACAATTGACTTTGGTGGTTGGGATCTTCCAGTTCAATTTTCTAGTATTAAAGAAGAACATGAAGCCGTTAGGAGAGCAGCGGGCCTATTTGATGTTTCCCACATGGGGGAGTTTCAAGTTAGCGGGCTAGAAGCTGAAACTTTTTTACAAAAGTTAGTAACAAACGATGTTTCGAAATTACAAGTCGGCAAAGCTCAATACACGGCAATGTGCTATCTTGATGGTGGTACGGTCGATGATTTATTAATTTATAGAAAGAGTGAAACTGATTTTTTAGTCGTGGTCAACGCTTCTAATATTGAAAAAGACTATCAATGGATGGAGCAATATTTAACTGGTGATGTTAAGCTAACAAACATTTCAGATTCTCTTTCCCTGCTAGCAATCCAAGGTCCTCAAGCAGAAACTATCTTACAAAAGTTAACAGCTACAAAGCTTTCAGAAATTACTTTTTTTAAGTTTCAAGACGGTGTTGATCTGCAAGGAGCAAAAGCGCTAGTTTCGAGAACTGGCTATACTGGTGAGGACGGATTTGAAATCTATTGTGATAACGATGATGCGGTTTCCTTATGGCGAAAACTATTAGCAGCGGGCAAGGATGAAGGACTTTTGGCTTGTGGTCTTGGAGCAAGAGATACACTGCGCTTTGAAGCACGTCTAGCATTGTATGGGCAAGAGTTAACAAAAGAAATTACACCACTTGAAGCCGGAATTGGTTTTGCGGTAAAAGTCGATAAGTCAACTGAATTTAACGGTCAAGAAACATTAAAGAGTCAAAAAGAAAACGGGCTAAAAAGGAAAATTGTCGGAATTGAAATGCTTGAAAAGGGTATTCCACGAACTGGCTATGAAGTTTTTAACGAGGATAAGTTAATTGGTGTTGTGACTAGTGGTACTCAATCACCAACATTAAACAAAAATATTGGTTTAGCTTTAATTGATATTGAATCGACACCTTTAAATACAATTGTAGAAGTTCAGGTCAGAAAAAAACGTTTAAAAGCAAAAGTTGTCTCAACGCCGTTTTATAAACGTAAATAA
- the gcvPA gene encoding aminomethyl-transferring glycine dehydrogenase subunit GcvPA: protein MKFRYLPVTEQDKKEMLEVIGVETVNELFADIPEKVRFKGEMNLKEALSEPDTVKELARMASKNANSINYTSFLGAGVYEHYIPSVVDHMISRSEFYTAYTPYQPEISQGELQGIFEFQTMISELTGMDLANSSMYDGPTALAEAAMMSAGQTKKKTILVSKAVHPEARDVLKTNAKGQNLTVIEVEIEDGMTSLTDLKQKYTEDTACVLVQYPNFFGHVENLVEIEKIAHSGKGLFVVSSNPLALGILAPPGSFGADIVVGDAQPFGIAMQFGGPHCGYFATTKKLMRKIPGRIVGQTTDDKGQRGFVLTLQAREQHIRRDKATSNICSNQALNALAAGVAMTALGKAGVKEIALQNIQKANYAKDQFAASGFTVKNSKNPIFNEFVVKLAKPIKEVNEILFEQGIIGGYDLGRDFPELNGHMLIAITELRTKAEIDKLVRELEEVK, encoded by the coding sequence TTGAAATTTCGTTATTTACCAGTCACAGAGCAAGATAAAAAGGAAATGTTGGAAGTAATTGGGGTCGAAACGGTCAATGAGCTATTTGCTGATATACCAGAAAAAGTTCGTTTTAAGGGAGAAATGAATTTAAAAGAAGCTCTTTCTGAACCGGATACAGTGAAAGAGTTAGCAAGAATGGCTAGTAAAAATGCCAATAGTATCAACTACACCTCTTTTTTAGGGGCAGGTGTATATGAGCACTATATCCCTTCTGTGGTCGATCATATGATCTCAAGGTCAGAATTTTATACTGCTTATACACCTTATCAACCTGAGATTTCTCAAGGTGAGCTTCAAGGCATTTTTGAGTTTCAAACAATGATAAGTGAATTAACAGGAATGGACTTAGCTAACTCTTCTATGTACGATGGACCAACTGCATTAGCGGAAGCAGCAATGATGAGTGCGGGTCAAACAAAAAAGAAGACGATCCTTGTTTCTAAGGCAGTACATCCTGAGGCAAGAGACGTACTGAAAACAAATGCCAAAGGACAAAACTTAACAGTAATTGAAGTAGAAATAGAAGACGGTATGACAAGCTTAACTGATTTAAAGCAGAAGTATACTGAGGACACAGCTTGTGTATTAGTGCAATATCCCAATTTTTTTGGTCATGTTGAAAATTTAGTTGAAATCGAAAAAATCGCTCACTCTGGTAAAGGCTTGTTTGTAGTTTCGAGTAACCCGCTAGCTCTTGGTATCTTAGCTCCACCTGGAAGTTTTGGAGCTGATATTGTTGTAGGTGATGCACAGCCGTTTGGTATTGCTATGCAATTTGGTGGTCCTCATTGTGGCTATTTTGCGACAACGAAAAAGTTGATGCGCAAAATACCTGGAAGAATTGTCGGTCAAACGACTGATGATAAAGGTCAACGTGGCTTTGTATTGACACTACAAGCTCGTGAACAGCATATTCGTCGTGATAAAGCGACATCTAATATTTGTTCAAATCAGGCTCTTAACGCGTTAGCGGCAGGGGTAGCGATGACGGCTTTAGGGAAAGCAGGGGTTAAAGAAATTGCCCTGCAAAATATTCAAAAAGCAAATTACGCGAAAGATCAATTTGCAGCTAGCGGATTTACAGTTAAAAATTCAAAAAATCCGATTTTTAATGAATTTGTTGTTAAACTTGCAAAGCCTATTAAAGAAGTAAATGAAATCCTCTTTGAACAAGGGATAATTGGTGGCTATGATTTAGGCCGAGATTTTCCAGAACTTAATGGGCACATGCTAATCGCAATAACAGAACTTCGAACGAAAGCTGAAATAGATAAGCTTGTTCGTGAATTGGAGGAAGTAAAATAA
- a CDS encoding SNF2-related protein has product MNIKINLDSSWKDGLLKKFDDDGPWSSWELYKLAVEAANHLAIKEFSGLVAPTHLPSLTIFRHQLDVAKKVIEEMNGKAILADEVGLGKTIEAGLILKEYMIRGLVKKALILVPASLVSQWAQELNQKFYIPAVRQRKTYVWEQYDVVVASIDTAKRSPHRDIVLNQNYDLIIIDEAHKLKNKNTKNYQFIQSLKKKFCLLLTATPVQNKLEEIFNLVSLLKPGHLGDEASFDKDFRSNTRSPKNDEKLRALISTVMVRNRREDTGLAWTKRIVETIRIPFTKEERELYDAITSLKDIGTNEEDVVIKNHFSLLTLQREVCSSREATFLTLKKMTENLNQSPILTEKLQFLQEKIAAVQINSKAERALSLVQNINDKVIIFTEYRATQVYLQWFFNQHGITSVPFRGGFKPSKKDWMKQLFKDQVQVLIATEAGGEGINLQFCHHIINYDLPWNPMRIEQRIGRIHRLGQEKDVHIYNFATENTVEDHILSLLYEKIELFERVIGELDDILAKLELTDIEDHITDILVHSQSDGEIKVKMNHLSELIRLNEGETKRDAAAGHP; this is encoded by the coding sequence ATGAATATTAAAATCAATTTAGATTCTTCCTGGAAAGACGGATTGCTAAAAAAATTTGATGATGATGGACCCTGGTCAAGCTGGGAGTTATATAAACTTGCCGTTGAGGCAGCAAACCATTTGGCCATAAAAGAATTTTCTGGATTAGTAGCACCTACTCACCTTCCTAGCCTTACTATTTTTCGGCACCAACTAGATGTAGCGAAAAAAGTAATCGAAGAAATGAATGGAAAAGCTATTTTGGCTGATGAAGTTGGACTCGGAAAAACAATTGAAGCAGGTTTAATCTTAAAGGAATATATGATCCGTGGTCTGGTAAAAAAAGCATTAATTTTAGTGCCAGCATCCCTTGTTTCTCAATGGGCACAAGAACTTAACCAGAAGTTTTATATACCAGCCGTTCGACAACGAAAAACTTATGTCTGGGAGCAGTATGATGTTGTTGTTGCGTCTATTGACACAGCAAAACGGAGCCCACACCGAGATATTGTCTTAAATCAAAACTATGATCTGATTATTATAGATGAAGCTCATAAACTTAAAAATAAAAACACAAAAAATTATCAGTTTATTCAAAGCTTAAAGAAAAAGTTTTGTTTACTTTTAACTGCAACTCCAGTTCAGAATAAACTAGAGGAAATTTTTAACCTAGTTTCATTATTAAAACCAGGACATTTAGGAGACGAAGCAAGTTTTGATAAAGATTTCCGCTCTAATACCCGTTCACCTAAAAATGATGAAAAGCTAAGGGCTCTTATCAGTACCGTTATGGTTAGAAATCGTCGTGAGGATACCGGCCTTGCTTGGACAAAGCGGATCGTTGAAACGATTCGAATACCGTTTACAAAAGAAGAACGAGAATTATATGATGCGATTACTTCTTTAAAGGATATCGGTACTAATGAAGAAGATGTCGTCATTAAAAATCATTTTTCACTATTAACGCTTCAAAGAGAAGTTTGTAGTAGTCGTGAAGCTACTTTCTTAACATTAAAAAAAATGACAGAAAATCTTAATCAATCACCTATTTTGACTGAAAAGCTGCAATTTTTGCAAGAGAAAATTGCAGCTGTGCAAATTAACTCAAAAGCAGAAAGAGCGTTATCGCTAGTTCAAAACATTAATGACAAAGTTATTATTTTTACAGAATACCGCGCAACTCAAGTTTATTTGCAATGGTTTTTTAATCAACATGGAATTACTTCTGTACCTTTTCGAGGTGGCTTTAAACCGAGCAAAAAAGATTGGATGAAGCAATTATTTAAAGACCAAGTTCAAGTTCTTATTGCTACAGAAGCCGGAGGTGAAGGAATTAACCTTCAATTTTGCCACCATATCATTAACTATGACCTTCCTTGGAATCCGATGCGAATCGAGCAACGGATTGGACGTATTCATCGTTTAGGGCAAGAAAAAGATGTTCACATTTATAATTTCGCTACTGAAAATACAGTAGAAGATCATATTTTATCACTTTTATATGAAAAAATTGAGTTATTTGAACGCGTCATTGGTGAATTAGATGATATTTTAGCAAAACTAGAATTAACTGATATTGAAGACCATATTACCGACATCCTCGTTCACTCCCAAAGCGATGGTGAAATTAAAGTGAAAATGAACCATTTAAGTGAATTAATAAGATTAAATGAAGGAGAGACAAAAAGAGATGCAGCAGCAGGACATCCATAA